In Finegoldia magna ATCC 53516, a genomic segment contains:
- the murA gene encoding UDP-N-acetylglucosamine 1-carboxyvinyltransferase, whose product MEVILEVIQVKKSLNLKGEVKIDGAKNSALPIIAASLLGTEPIILEDVPKLKDVSIILKVLEELGSKVTYLDKNKVEIDSSNVNNSVTPHELMNKMRASFLVMGPLLTRLGETKTYLPGGCAIGSRPVDLHLKGFKALGAEIESTDEKIEAIAKDGLIGGEIYLDFPSVGATQNIMMAATMAKGETVIENAAKEPEIVDLASFLNKLGAKVRGAGTSTIRIVGVDKLHGAKHTIIPDRIEAATFMVASAITRGDVTVKNCISSHIMPIIAKLREVGCEVIENEDEDSIRVISTGRLKGTKIKTLPYPGFPTDVQAQFMALMTVCKGQSSVEETVFENRFMHVEQLQKMGAAIATEGNEASIAGVDSLQGATVKSTDLRAGAALILAGLVADGTTNVTDIYHIDRGYDDIVSKFKKLGANIERIEIED is encoded by the coding sequence ATGGAGGTTATTTTGGAAGTTATACAAGTAAAAAAAAGTTTAAATTTGAAGGGCGAGGTCAAGATTGACGGCGCCAAAAACTCAGCGCTTCCTATTATAGCAGCATCTCTTTTAGGAACTGAGCCGATAATTTTAGAAGATGTTCCAAAGTTAAAGGATGTTTCAATTATATTGAAAGTTTTAGAAGAATTGGGATCAAAAGTAACTTATTTGGATAAGAATAAGGTTGAGATAGATAGTAGCAATGTGAATAATTCTGTGACTCCACACGAATTGATGAACAAGATGAGGGCTTCATTTTTGGTAATGGGACCTTTGTTGACTAGACTTGGTGAAACTAAGACGTATTTGCCAGGCGGATGTGCGATTGGTTCGAGACCTGTGGATTTGCATTTAAAAGGATTTAAGGCATTGGGCGCTGAGATTGAATCGACTGACGAAAAGATAGAAGCTATCGCAAAGGATGGTTTGATAGGCGGGGAAATTTATTTGGATTTTCCAAGCGTTGGTGCGACTCAAAATATAATGATGGCAGCTACGATGGCAAAGGGAGAAACTGTTATCGAAAATGCTGCGAAAGAACCAGAAATCGTAGATTTGGCAAGTTTCTTGAACAAATTGGGAGCGAAGGTTCGTGGCGCTGGTACTTCTACAATTAGAATTGTCGGCGTCGACAAGTTACATGGTGCAAAACACACGATTATTCCAGATAGAATAGAAGCTGCGACTTTTATGGTGGCAAGTGCGATTACACGTGGAGATGTTACTGTGAAAAATTGTATTTCATCTCATATTATGCCAATTATCGCAAAACTTCGCGAAGTTGGTTGTGAAGTTATTGAAAACGAGGATGAAGATTCTATCAGAGTTATTTCCACTGGAAGATTAAAAGGAACGAAGATTAAAACTTTGCCATATCCTGGTTTTCCTACAGATGTTCAAGCACAATTCATGGCGTTGATGACTGTGTGCAAGGGTCAAAGCAGTGTTGAAGAAACTGTTTTTGAAAATAGATTTATGCATGTGGAACAACTCCAAAAAATGGGCGCTGCTATTGCGACTGAAGGAAATGAAGCGAGTATTGCAGGGGTAGATTCTCTTCAAGGAGCTACTGTGAAATCCACTGATTTAAGAGCCGGAGCGGCTTTGATTTTGGCGGGACTTGTAGCAGATGGAACTACAAATGTTACAGATATTTATCACATTGACAGAGGATACGACGATATTGTTTCCAAATTCAAAAAGTTGGGCGCAAATATCGAAAGAATTGAAATCGAAGATTAA
- a CDS encoding cell wall-binding repeat-containing protein codes for MKKFLGVILTASMVMSSFTPVLAQEQNKNKVDRLNGSDRYETSAKISRRTFPNHIEKIVLASGENFADSLVAGSLANKENAPVLLTQKDNLPQVIKDEINRLSPSQIIIVGGEKSVNVKGLKNVKRLAGKDRFETSVEVYKQINPNGKVALASGLNFADALCATPLSTKENLPIILTDGHNLPKGITKDKVALIYGGEKSVNIKGLENTRRLAGADRYETALIIAKEFGNLEKFVLADGRNYPDALSVGPLAHKNNQPILLTNSDKTEFIKQIVKDNNTKEITIVGGEQSISTAQIDKITSVGVIEDKKPDTPSVTPTPNIPSTPNIPSKPEEKPGEQKPEEKPGEDKPGDKPEEKPGDKPEEKPEDKLEEKPEDIAKEKALKEAKEKAVEELKENGITSEKYIDQINKAKTVEGVNALKDEIIKAHKKSEEDKPEYVDIEDAKLLKVLNKNLDVNRADDQRITKKEMESLKEVSIFLDKKTNKPIFTEESKDTYSILGKAKNLSNTEDFKFSITRGMKSLKGIEYAINLEKLKVNENEISDISPLKDLKNLKYLELQRNRITDVSSLANLKNLEFLKLYNNLIENVEPLKDLTNLTGLDLHNNVNVIKEGQKRINYDGITDISSLKNLTKLTFFDVSANKIENVDIILGMEKINNLDFSDNKIKDYSKLANYILPRFMKQQEGDGSVGFHGQNVAQKQSVTVDNNKVSFVPEYKGLGNLFNEFAKAFEMEDASGLVNVTTNVEGVKATFDVKNDKINLEVTDKFLKENDRKTVNTNLKIVFAEVYGWNLNDVKLQVKKPSETTTPETPEEEKIAMIQEVTTSNLPAKDAIAKIKVAGQINNIPSDKFIVKLVDEDGKETYPEIEVTGDASKAFRVINIKVPENTTDKGKTYEIYVSSTGKKENFKKAEFILAQEKASGTLEVEKTFKINSSNKDVVITVNGEEKSQAKKGDTVVVKAKPGKEISMFYVSGLNAKGDPMKVNFKQVGDSYQFTMPESDCTLNVLTKDKIVAEENIQGLILQTSSKVSKDSSTAKVQLRGILKGITNDKFVVKLVDNDGNETFPKVDVLGDINKNMRTVSFEIPKNTTTKEKEYTVYVSSTGSKNDFATETVKITQEKSDIEEQIPEGIMDLSLETTGNIDAAGGKVTLTVKGNLKNVSDDKFVVKLVDDKGNETIQQATVSGKGGSRTLEFKVPKNEEPTEKTYKIYATSTGSQTKFYEKSVEIKQNPSKNTETTIKKINVLTPILKNGEKLRANIVGENINPDNLRVYFYRLENGKFVKDTSIRPTFENSGKFVQIVADSIALIKGNEEDVYKIVVRDNDDLSTSYEAYFRVKYTEDKAVYTQIMPSYAHASKDGKIIEVGFDEEIEEIFDSSMKAGISIDKNADGNYEKLGNQDTVELSDKKFVVTLEKPLDVQSLGTKKARIKINQGVFRKKGTESLNRDVDYIINIGKPIVRQATIQGDKVITNNNRKVTIKVNGMNLSENAKVKAVMQTKLSKEGKQPEVTGTISGAGDEQTITFDLPENKTDRTVSYEILYKPEMNGKFEKLPGNNPKSRANATVVSLLADGVDENAATLAFMKIQTYGATSTDAGQIPDITYGETPTNQESKKTFTHVYGTNLEAKKTRVRIFDDRGVEWYIVNQPSLGAAAFKMVVPALIGIDGDGNYQTMEIIGPGSLIGDHTFTYKVAVDGENYDDDVVVRANILASGKTDSGKFDLEKQETTLKLNYVDVNGNSIKNSVEKRSYNFFEECAAGIYPDAIENYKPVKIVRKSDKNEIKLTDGVDYTDYRNLQTILGVNKIGDNPEYTIVYEKTK; via the coding sequence ATGAAGAAATTTTTAGGAGTAATTCTTACAGCGAGCATGGTAATGAGTTCATTCACACCAGTACTAGCACAAGAACAAAACAAAAATAAAGTAGACAGATTAAACGGCTCTGATCGTTACGAAACATCAGCGAAAATCAGCCGCAGAACATTCCCAAATCACATCGAAAAAATCGTACTTGCCAGTGGGGAAAATTTTGCAGATAGTTTGGTTGCAGGAAGCCTTGCAAACAAGGAAAATGCACCAGTATTATTAACACAAAAAGACAACCTACCACAAGTCATCAAAGACGAAATCAACAGACTCAGTCCAAGTCAAATAATCATAGTAGGTGGAGAAAAATCTGTAAATGTAAAAGGGCTTAAAAATGTTAAAAGATTAGCAGGAAAAGACAGATTTGAAACATCAGTTGAAGTGTACAAACAAATTAATCCTAATGGAAAAGTTGCACTTGCAAGTGGACTAAACTTTGCAGATGCATTGTGTGCAACACCACTTTCCACAAAAGAAAACTTGCCGATTATTTTGACAGATGGACATAATTTGCCAAAAGGAATCACAAAAGATAAAGTTGCCTTAATCTACGGTGGAGAAAAATCTGTTAATATAAAAGGATTAGAAAACACAAGAAGATTAGCAGGAGCTGACCGTTATGAAACAGCGTTGATTATCGCTAAAGAATTCGGAAATCTTGAAAAATTCGTATTAGCAGATGGAAGAAACTATCCAGACGCATTGTCAGTAGGCCCATTAGCACACAAGAATAATCAACCAATATTATTGACAAATTCTGACAAAACAGAATTTATCAAACAAATTGTTAAAGATAACAACACAAAAGAAATCACAATAGTAGGTGGAGAACAATCAATATCAACAGCACAAATTGATAAAATCACAAGTGTCGGAGTAATTGAAGATAAAAAACCAGACACACCTTCAGTTACACCAACACCAAATATTCCATCAACACCAAACATACCAAGTAAACCAGAAGAAAAGCCAGGAGAACAAAAGCCGGAAGAAAAGCCTGGCGAAGACAAACCTGGCGATAAACCAGAAGAAAAACCAGGCGATAAACCAGAAGAAAAACCAGAGGACAAACTTGAAGAAAAGCCGGAAGATATTGCAAAAGAAAAAGCTCTAAAAGAAGCCAAAGAAAAAGCCGTTGAAGAATTAAAGGAAAATGGAATAACATCAGAAAAATACATCGACCAAATCAACAAAGCCAAAACAGTAGAAGGAGTTAATGCACTAAAAGATGAAATCATCAAAGCACACAAGAAGAGCGAAGAAGATAAACCGGAATACGTAGATATTGAAGATGCGAAGTTATTGAAAGTTTTAAACAAAAACTTGGATGTAAACAGAGCAGATGATCAACGTATTACTAAAAAAGAAATGGAATCTTTGAAGGAAGTATCCATATTCTTAGACAAGAAAACTAATAAGCCAATATTTACAGAAGAATCCAAAGACACATATTCAATACTAGGAAAAGCCAAGAATTTATCCAATACAGAAGATTTCAAATTCTCAATAACAAGAGGGATGAAGAGCTTAAAAGGAATTGAATATGCTATAAATTTGGAAAAATTAAAAGTAAATGAAAACGAGATTTCTGATATTAGTCCATTAAAAGATTTGAAAAACTTGAAATATTTGGAACTTCAAAGAAATAGAATTACGGACGTATCATCATTAGCAAACCTTAAAAACTTAGAGTTCTTGAAATTATACAACAACTTAATTGAAAATGTTGAACCACTTAAAGATTTGACAAATCTAACAGGATTGGATCTGCACAATAATGTTAATGTTATAAAAGAAGGTCAAAAGAGAATAAATTATGATGGGATCACAGATATTTCTTCTCTTAAGAATTTAACTAAGTTGACATTCTTTGACGTGTCTGCAAACAAAATCGAAAATGTAGATATAATTCTTGGAATGGAAAAAATAAATAATCTAGATTTTTCGGATAATAAAATCAAGGATTATTCTAAATTAGCAAACTACATTTTACCAAGATTTATGAAACAACAAGAAGGAGACGGAAGTGTTGGATTCCATGGCCAAAATGTAGCTCAAAAGCAATCAGTTACAGTTGATAACAATAAAGTTTCATTTGTACCGGAATATAAGGGATTAGGAAATTTATTTAATGAATTTGCAAAAGCTTTTGAAATGGAAGATGCATCGGGACTTGTAAATGTAACAACTAATGTAGAAGGAGTAAAAGCTACTTTTGATGTAAAAAATGACAAAATAAATCTAGAAGTTACTGATAAATTCTTAAAAGAAAATGACAGAAAAACAGTAAATACTAACTTAAAAATTGTATTTGCAGAAGTTTACGGATGGAACTTGAATGACGTAAAATTACAAGTGAAAAAACCATCAGAAACCACAACGCCAGAAACACCTGAAGAAGAAAAAATCGCGATGATTCAAGAAGTCACAACTTCAAATCTTCCAGCAAAAGATGCTATTGCTAAAATTAAGGTTGCTGGTCAAATCAACAATATTCCTAGTGACAAATTCATAGTAAAATTGGTTGATGAAGATGGAAAAGAAACTTATCCTGAAATTGAAGTTACTGGAGATGCATCAAAAGCCTTCAGAGTTATAAATATTAAAGTTCCAGAAAATACTACTGATAAGGGAAAAACATACGAAATTTATGTTTCATCAACAGGTAAGAAGGAAAACTTCAAAAAAGCGGAATTCATTTTAGCTCAAGAAAAAGCTTCGGGAACACTAGAAGTTGAAAAAACATTCAAGATTAATTCAAGCAATAAGGACGTTGTGATAACAGTTAATGGCGAAGAAAAATCACAAGCTAAAAAGGGAGACACTGTTGTAGTAAAAGCAAAGCCTGGAAAAGAAATATCGATGTTTTATGTAAGTGGATTGAATGCTAAAGGAGATCCGATGAAAGTCAACTTCAAACAAGTCGGAGATTCTTACCAATTCACAATGCCTGAAAGCGACTGTACTTTGAACGTATTAACAAAAGACAAAATAGTTGCAGAGGAAAATATTCAAGGACTCATATTGCAAACTTCAAGCAAAGTATCAAAGGATTCTTCAACTGCAAAAGTTCAACTAAGGGGTATATTGAAAGGAATTACAAATGATAAATTCGTAGTAAAACTTGTCGATAACGATGGTAATGAAACATTCCCTAAAGTAGATGTATTAGGTGATATAAATAAAAATATGAGAACTGTTTCATTTGAAATTCCTAAAAATACTACAACAAAAGAAAAAGAATACACAGTTTATGTGTCATCAACAGGGTCAAAAAATGATTTTGCAACTGAAACTGTAAAAATAACACAAGAAAAATCAGATATAGAAGAACAAATTCCTGAAGGAATAATGGATTTATCACTAGAAACTACAGGAAATATAGATGCAGCTGGTGGAAAAGTTACATTAACAGTAAAGGGTAATTTAAAAAATGTTTCAGATGACAAATTCGTAGTCAAATTGGTTGACGATAAAGGAAACGAAACTATCCAACAAGCTACAGTTAGTGGAAAAGGTGGAAGTAGAACTTTAGAATTTAAAGTTCCTAAAAATGAAGAACCAACAGAAAAAACATATAAAATTTACGCTACTTCAACTGGATCTCAAACTAAATTCTATGAAAAATCAGTTGAAATAAAACAAAATCCATCTAAAAACACAGAAACAACTATCAAAAAAATCAATGTTCTTACACCAATACTAAAAAATGGAGAAAAATTAAGAGCAAATATAGTTGGGGAAAATATAAATCCTGATAATTTGAGGGTTTATTTCTACAGACTTGAAAACGGAAAATTTGTAAAAGATACATCTATAAGACCAACATTTGAAAATTCAGGAAAATTCGTGCAAATTGTTGCGGATAGCATAGCCTTGATAAAAGGCAACGAAGAAGACGTGTACAAAATTGTAGTAAGAGATAATGATGATCTATCCACATCTTACGAAGCATATTTCAGAGTAAAATACACTGAAGACAAAGCAGTATATACTCAAATAATGCCAAGCTATGCACACGCATCAAAGGATGGAAAGATAATTGAAGTTGGTTTTGACGAAGAAATCGAAGAAATATTTGATTCAAGCATGAAAGCTGGAATCAGCATCGATAAAAATGCTGATGGAAATTACGAAAAGTTAGGAAACCAAGATACTGTTGAGTTGTCAGACAAAAAATTCGTAGTTACACTTGAAAAGCCACTAGATGTACAAAGTCTTGGTACTAAAAAAGCAAGAATTAAAATAAATCAAGGAGTATTTAGAAAAAAAGGCACTGAAAGTTTGAATAGAGATGTTGATTATATTATCAATATTGGAAAACCAATTGTTCGTCAAGCTACAATCCAAGGTGACAAGGTCATCACTAACAATAACAGAAAAGTCACTATTAAAGTGAACGGAATGAATTTGTCAGAAAATGCAAAAGTAAAAGCTGTTATGCAAACAAAACTTTCAAAAGAAGGAAAACAACCAGAAGTTACAGGAACAATTTCTGGAGCTGGTGATGAACAAACAATAACATTCGACCTTCCAGAAAACAAAACAGATAGAACAGTATCCTACGAAATTTTGTACAAACCAGAAATGAATGGTAAATTCGAAAAATTACCTGGAAATAATCCAAAATCCAGAGCAAATGCTACAGTTGTTTCATTATTAGCTGATGGTGTAGATGAAAATGCTGCTACACTTGCATTTATGAAGATACAAACTTATGGAGCAACTTCTACAGATGCTGGACAAATTCCAGATATAACTTATGGTGAAACACCTACAAATCAAGAATCCAAGAAGACATTTACTCACGTTTATGGAACAAACTTAGAAGCTAAGAAAACTAGAGTTAGAATTTTCGACGATAGAGGAGTTGAATGGTACATCGTAAACCAACCTTCATTAGGAGCTGCAGCATTTAAGATGGTAGTTCCAGCATTGATTGGGATTGATGGCGATGGAAATTATCAAACTATGGAAATAATTGGACCGGGAAGTTTGATTGGAGATCATACATTCACATACAAAGTTGCAGTAGATGGCGAAAATTACGATGATGATGTAGTAGTTCGTGCAAATATTTTGGCTTCTGGAAAAACTGATTCCGGAAAATTTGATTTGGAAAAACAAGAAACAACATTGAAACTAAACTACGTTGATGTGAATGGTAACTCAATCAAAAATTCTGTAGAAAAAAGATCGTACAACTTCTTTGAAGAATGTGCAGCGGGAATTTATCCAGATGCGATTGAAAATTATAAACCAGTTAAAATAGTTCGTAAATCAGATAAAAATGAAATAAAATTAACTGACGGCGTGGACTATACGGATTACAGAAATCTTCAAACAATACTAGGAGTAAATAAAATCGGAGACAATCCTGAGTACACTATAGTTTATGAAAAAACTAAATAA
- a CDS encoding ECF transporter S component codes for MKLTTKDLTKIGVFGALTIVLGLTPLGMIPIGPVRVTTLHIPTIVAALVAGPWVSLFVGLLFGLFSLVNNIIAPTILSFMFYNPLVSVLPRVLIAVVTYQVYNKLRDKNDVIRYGIPAICGSVMNTVGVLGMAFICHSKQIESVMHVKAQYFLGGIVATNMPFEIVISFVLAILIAKSVNKNK; via the coding sequence ATGAAATTAACTACAAAAGATTTGACAAAAATCGGAGTGTTTGGCGCTTTGACTATCGTCCTTGGACTTACTCCTTTGGGAATGATTCCGATTGGTCCTGTTAGAGTGACTACACTACATATTCCAACTATTGTTGCTGCATTGGTTGCTGGTCCTTGGGTTAGTTTATTCGTGGGATTGTTGTTCGGTTTGTTTTCATTGGTAAATAATATTATTGCGCCGACAATTCTTTCATTTATGTTCTACAATCCTTTGGTTTCTGTGCTTCCAAGAGTTTTAATAGCTGTGGTGACTTATCAAGTCTACAACAAATTAAGAGACAAAAACGATGTGATTCGCTACGGAATTCCAGCGATTTGCGGCAGCGTTATGAACACTGTCGGTGTTTTGGGAATGGCGTTTATTTGTCATTCGAAACAAATCGAAAGCGTTATGCATGTCAAAGCACAATATTTTCTCGGAGGAATCGTAGCTACGAATATGCCTTTCGAAATCGTGATATCATTTGTGTTGGCGATTTTGATTGCAAAAAGTGTAAACAAAAACAAATAG
- the tnpA gene encoding IS200/IS605 family transposase has translation MANKTNSLSHTKWMCKYHIVFTPKYRRKVIFYQYRESLIEIFKLLCKYKGVEIIEGHMMPDHVHMLVSIPPKISVSSFMGYLKGKSALMMFDRHANLKYKFGNRHFWAEGYYVSTVGLNEKTIAKYIREQEQHDIALDKLSVKEYTDPFMK, from the coding sequence ATGGCAAATAAAACTAATTCATTGTCTCACACAAAATGGATGTGCAAGTATCACATAGTCTTCACTCCAAAGTATAGACGAAAAGTGATATTTTATCAATATAGAGAAAGTCTCATAGAAATATTCAAATTACTTTGTAAATACAAAGGAGTAGAAATAATAGAAGGGCATATGATGCCAGATCATGTACACATGTTAGTAAGCATTCCACCCAAAATATCAGTATCAAGTTTTATGGGATATTTAAAAGGGAAAAGTGCTCTAATGATGTTTGACAGACATGCGAATTTAAAATACAAATTTGGCAATCGTCATTTTTGGGCAGAAGGATATTATGTGAGCACAGTGGGATTGAATGAAAAGACAATAGCAAAATATATAAGAGAACAAGAGCAACATGATATAGCACTTGATAAATTGAGTGTAAAAGAATATACAGATCCGTTTATGAAATAG
- the sdaAA gene encoding L-serine ammonia-lyase, iron-sulfur-dependent, subunit alpha — translation MFDTSLEIINKVKKENRPFYEYVIEIENERTGKSEEFIRNELSHMLDVMEKSATDFLETPSVTNQKMIDGFAHKMHVYANENEPIVGQFTAEAMAMAFSTLEISAAMGKIVASPTAGSSGILPAALMSFKQRYNCSHDELIDAMLVAIGVGQLLGKYATFSGADGGCQAETGSAAAMAAGALIFLRGGSIEQVFHGASFAILHVLGLVCDPIAGLVEYPCTFRNAMGVTNAMISADMALAGVTSIVPFEEVCQAMRKVGKTLPPSLRETGMGGVAGTKTGQDIRRRFLGSCNISDDDED, via the coding sequence ATGTTTGATACATCATTAGAAATAATCAATAAAGTTAAGAAGGAAAACAGACCTTTTTACGAATACGTTATAGAAATAGAAAACGAAAGAACTGGCAAATCTGAAGAATTCATCAGAAATGAATTGTCACACATGCTAGATGTTATGGAAAAATCTGCGACAGATTTCTTGGAAACACCTTCAGTGACTAACCAAAAAATGATCGACGGATTTGCACACAAAATGCACGTTTATGCAAATGAAAACGAACCAATCGTAGGACAATTCACAGCAGAAGCAATGGCGATGGCTTTTTCTACATTGGAAATCAGTGCAGCTATGGGAAAAATCGTAGCATCACCTACAGCGGGTTCATCAGGAATTTTACCGGCAGCTCTTATGAGTTTTAAACAAAGATACAACTGCTCACACGACGAACTTATCGATGCAATGTTAGTTGCAATCGGCGTTGGACAATTGTTGGGAAAATACGCAACATTTTCTGGCGCTGACGGAGGTTGCCAAGCAGAAACAGGTTCTGCAGCAGCGATGGCAGCAGGTGCGTTGATATTTTTAAGAGGAGGCTCTATTGAACAAGTATTCCACGGAGCATCATTCGCAATCCTACACGTATTGGGACTTGTATGTGACCCAATCGCAGGACTTGTAGAATACCCTTGCACATTTAGAAACGCAATGGGCGTTACAAACGCAATGATTAGCGCTGACATGGCATTGGCAGGAGTCACAAGTATAGTTCCATTCGAAGAAGTGTGCCAAGCAATGAGAAAAGTCGGCAAAACTCTTCCACCATCATTGAGAGAAACAGGAATGGGTGGAGTTGCAGGAACAAAAACTGGTCAAGATATCAGAAGAAGGTTTTTGGGATCATGCAACATCAGTGATGACGACGAAGATTAA
- the sdaAB gene encoding L-serine ammonia-lyase, iron-sulfur-dependent subunit beta: protein MGEYNIFDILGPVMIGPSSSHTAGACRIAKTALMIAGNKFTKVEFDLHGSFAKTYKGHGTDRALLAGVLGIEPDDIRLRDSFAIADQRGIDYVFREADLGDVHPNTAKITFTYEDGTTMYIVGSSIGGGNIEIIDINGIAVQFTGTYPTILLKYVDVRGIIADISSELARNGYNIEGMKTLKHDGIVTLIVELDKNIGEDLTEHLLKDERFLFTKYIQRN from the coding sequence ATGGGAGAATATAATATATTTGATATTTTGGGACCTGTAATGATTGGGCCTTCTAGCTCTCATACTGCAGGTGCTTGTAGAATTGCAAAGACTGCTCTTATGATTGCTGGAAATAAGTTCACAAAAGTTGAGTTTGATCTTCACGGATCATTTGCGAAAACTTACAAAGGTCACGGTACAGACAGAGCTTTGTTAGCTGGTGTATTGGGAATTGAACCAGATGACATTAGACTTAGAGATTCATTTGCAATCGCTGATCAAAGAGGAATCGACTATGTTTTCAGAGAAGCTGACTTAGGGGATGTGCATCCAAATACTGCAAAGATTACATTTACATACGAAGATGGAACTACTATGTACATCGTTGGCTCATCAATCGGTGGTGGAAACATTGAAATTATCGACATCAACGGAATAGCTGTTCAATTTACAGGAACATATCCTACAATTTTATTGAAATACGTGGATGTAAGAGGAATTATCGCGGATATTTCTTCAGAACTTGCCAGAAATGGTTACAACATCGAAGGAATGAAGACGTTGAAACACGACGGAATTGTAACTTTGATTGTTGAATTGGATAAAAATATCGGCGAAGATTTGACAGAACATCTTTTAAAAGACGAAAGATTTCTTTTCACAAAATATATTCAACGAAATTAA
- a CDS encoding cell wall-binding repeat-containing protein encodes MKNKKILGLMLAGMMLANIVPQVSFAAKGVDVQRIKGNNRYDTSIEISKHAFSKSDKVVVVSGEKFADALTAGNFADQAPILLTEKAGASSDLQKEIDRLGAKEVIIIGGKGSVSESVEKTLKLQGKKITRISGNDRYETSTKVAEALNAKNIVLANGEKFADALSAAPYAISKNKTLVLTNGKNLPKGVEAKSVSTIIGGKNSVNIKGLENVARISGKNRNDTSIEVLKQIGKTEKAVIADGRDYPDALSAAPFAVKMNTGILLSDDSAIDSIKSFIDKNGIKQVTIIGGEKSVSKIQFQKLTGEYKHQSEKEDTNSKKYPEKVAPNDVEKTKSEIGRDLDLSKFDINTPLSQREKELANLVNEYRKSKGLKPLKVSKSLTFVARTHNNDQNLYYNENWKDKRGLPANLHSWSNKGKWTPVMYTSDHKYAEGMWNKPSELTDFKVDGFEISAEGYFEADESAEFALKMWKKSEGHNAVLTGQGNWNSLSVMGVSINGEHADIWFADETNDPAGFFELK; translated from the coding sequence ATGAAAAACAAAAAAATTTTAGGCTTAATGTTAGCCGGAATGATGTTAGCTAACATTGTTCCACAAGTGTCATTTGCAGCTAAAGGCGTGGATGTTCAAAGAATTAAGGGCAACAACAGATACGATACGTCAATCGAAATTAGTAAACATGCCTTTTCGAAAAGTGACAAGGTTGTAGTGGTTAGTGGAGAAAAATTTGCCGACGCATTGACTGCTGGAAACTTTGCTGATCAAGCACCAATTTTATTGACTGAAAAAGCAGGAGCATCTTCCGATTTACAAAAAGAAATCGACAGACTTGGAGCAAAAGAAGTCATCATTATCGGTGGTAAGGGTTCTGTATCTGAAAGCGTAGAAAAAACACTAAAACTTCAAGGCAAAAAAATCACGAGAATTTCTGGAAATGACAGATACGAAACATCAACAAAAGTAGCCGAAGCATTAAATGCAAAGAATATTGTATTGGCAAATGGAGAAAAATTCGCCGACGCATTGTCTGCAGCTCCTTACGCTATTTCAAAAAACAAAACTCTTGTACTAACTAACGGGAAAAATTTACCAAAAGGCGTTGAAGCAAAATCTGTTAGCACTATAATTGGTGGTAAAAATTCTGTAAACATAAAAGGATTGGAAAACGTAGCAAGAATTTCTGGAAAGAACAGAAATGATACTTCTATCGAAGTTTTGAAACAAATCGGCAAAACTGAAAAGGCTGTTATCGCTGATGGAAGAGATTATCCAGACGCATTGTCTGCAGCACCTTTTGCAGTCAAAATGAATACTGGAATTTTGTTATCAGATGATTCTGCAATCGACAGCATAAAATCATTTATCGACAAAAACGGAATAAAACAAGTAACTATAATTGGTGGCGAAAAATCAGTTTCTAAAATACAATTCCAAAAACTGACTGGTGAATACAAACATCAATCAGAAAAAGAAGACACAAACTCTAAAAAATACCCAGAAAAAGTAGCACCAAATGATGTCGAAAAAACAAAATCAGAAATAGGCAGAGATTTAGATTTATCTAAGTTTGACATTAATACACCTTTGTCACAAAGAGAAAAAGAGCTTGCTAACTTGGTGAATGAATACAGAAAATCAAAGGGATTGAAACCACTTAAAGTTTCAAAATCATTGACTTTTGTAGCAAGAACTCACAACAATGACCAAAACTTATACTATAACGAAAATTGGAAGGACAAAAGAGGATTGCCAGCAAATCTTCATAGCTGGTCAAACAAAGGAAAATGGACTCCAGTAATGTACACTTCAGATCATAAATACGCAGAAGGAATGTGGAATAAACCATCAGAACTTACGGATTTTAAAGTTGATGGATTTGAAATTTCAGCAGAAGGATATTTCGAAGCGGATGAAAGTGCAGAATTTGCATTAAAAATGTGGAAAAAATCTGAAGGACACAACGCTGTACTTACAGGACAAGGAAATTGGAATAGCTTATCTGTAATGGGAGTATCCATTAATGGAGAGCATGCTGATATTTGGTTTGCAGATGAAACTAACGATCCAGCAGGATTTTTCGAACTAAAATAA